The proteins below are encoded in one region of Fibrella aestuarina BUZ 2:
- a CDS encoding NAD(P)H-dependent oxidoreductase, which yields MKITILSGSPRANSNTLRFSKFIQNVLQESGEHEVSLIDFAHYDLPLVGSAWLSPDTLTPFQQELVAAWGSADLIFLTSPEYNWTATPQIVNTFHLLGTPAFKQLFDGKVFATAGTSNGRGGRQPALDMMTVVNKVISFTNSYSIVSPKLYESHETDKNLDADGQFIGSDVYDRTARAFVQYTLAVAQRWQTPVEA from the coding sequence ATGAAAATTACTATTTTGTCGGGCTCTCCCCGCGCCAACAGTAATACACTCCGTTTTTCGAAATTTATCCAGAACGTGTTGCAGGAAAGCGGCGAGCATGAGGTGTCGCTGATCGACTTCGCGCACTATGATCTGCCGCTCGTTGGGTCGGCCTGGCTTAGCCCCGACACCCTCACGCCCTTTCAGCAGGAGCTCGTTGCTGCCTGGGGTAGCGCCGACCTGATCTTTCTGACCTCACCCGAATACAACTGGACGGCCACCCCTCAGATCGTTAACACATTCCATCTGCTGGGTACGCCCGCCTTCAAGCAGTTGTTTGACGGAAAAGTATTCGCTACGGCCGGTACGTCGAACGGGCGGGGCGGGCGCCAGCCGGCACTCGATATGATGACGGTCGTGAACAAGGTCATCAGCTTTACCAACAGCTATTCGATTGTGTCGCCAAAGCTCTACGAATCGCACGAGACGGATAAGAATCTCGATGCCGACGGGCAGTTTATTGGTAGCGACGTTTATGACCGCACGGCCCGCGCCTTTGTCCAGTACACGCTGGCCGTTGCCCAACGCTGGCAGACGCCCGTAGAAGCGTAG
- a CDS encoding HU family DNA-binding protein, producing the protein MTKAEAAAEVAAKMGLDITEKQAAQMIDTFGQVVKQAVADGQSVYVRGFGTFHPKPVAEKVARNISKGTSIVLPAHTKPAFKPAKEFVKTVRDAE; encoded by the coding sequence ATGACCAAAGCAGAAGCCGCCGCTGAAGTAGCCGCCAAAATGGGCCTCGACATCACCGAAAAACAGGCCGCACAGATGATCGATACGTTCGGGCAAGTCGTCAAACAAGCCGTTGCCGACGGGCAGAGCGTGTATGTAAGAGGGTTCGGTACGTTCCACCCCAAACCGGTGGCCGAGAAGGTCGCCCGGAACATCTCGAAGGGCACGTCGATAGTGCTGCCAGCCCATACGAAACCCGCGTTCAAACCGGCCAAAGAGTTTGTCAAAACGGTTCGGGACGCGGAGTAA
- a CDS encoding N-6 DNA methylase, translating to MPKSTDVPPELRSLNKVFSQLDYKWDYADSFRDFVDFLTESFMPVRQGEYERLQKKHGSLNWFVDMTREWVLVQDKMIAVDGTGGWYDALGTFYETLASRGKKSSLGQFFTPPEVCEVMVRINGFTTDMTGKGLSIQDPASGSGRMLLAAHVTAPGNYQYAADLDPICTKMAAANMCLHGCVGQAVCMDSLNPDDWRFGYAINRSLAWTGVPTIEPIQKEQCRAWNLAQQQKADEAARQAAPTTAPVPAPAVPKTARIDTPVRPQPEPTNAGKFGQLKLF from the coding sequence ATGCCTAAATCAACCGACGTACCGCCCGAATTGCGGTCGCTCAATAAGGTATTTTCTCAACTCGACTACAAATGGGACTATGCCGACTCGTTTCGTGACTTCGTGGATTTTCTGACCGAATCGTTTATGCCTGTCCGTCAGGGTGAGTATGAGCGTCTACAAAAAAAGCACGGTTCACTCAACTGGTTCGTCGACATGACCCGCGAATGGGTACTGGTGCAGGATAAAATGATCGCCGTCGATGGCACCGGTGGCTGGTACGACGCCCTGGGTACGTTCTACGAAACGCTGGCCAGCCGGGGCAAAAAGAGCAGCCTGGGACAATTCTTTACGCCGCCCGAGGTCTGCGAGGTCATGGTTCGCATCAACGGCTTTACCACGGACATGACCGGGAAGGGCCTTAGTATTCAGGACCCGGCGTCAGGTTCCGGACGGATGCTGCTGGCCGCGCACGTGACCGCACCCGGCAACTATCAGTACGCCGCCGATCTGGATCCTATCTGCACTAAGATGGCCGCGGCTAATATGTGCCTGCACGGGTGCGTCGGTCAGGCCGTGTGCATGGACTCGCTCAACCCAGATGACTGGCGATTCGGGTACGCCATCAACCGAAGCCTGGCGTGGACCGGGGTGCCGACGATCGAGCCGATCCAGAAAGAGCAATGCCGCGCCTGGAACCTGGCCCAGCAGCAGAAAGCCGACGAAGCGGCCCGGCAAGCGGCCCCGACTACCGCCCCCGTACCGGCCCCTGCCGTACCCAAAACGGCCCGGATCGATACGCCGGTACGCCCTCAGCCGGAACCGACGAACGCCGGAAAATTTGGACAACTCAAGCTATTCTAA
- the dnaN gene encoding DNA polymerase III subunit beta: MKFVVSSAVLLKNLLNINGVINANPIVPILENFLFQIDNGTLTVTASDLQTTMTTQVPIDSADSGAIAIPAKLLLDTLRSLPEQPITIKVNTDTFGSEIQTDNGRYKLSGENPIDYPKIPDVNKKQSVELSSDALMSAINHTAFATSSDDLRPAMTGVYLQLNSDNATFVATDGHRLIRYRRTDIQTAESTTIILPRKAVSMLKNALPEGVPVTVEMSQANASFTFSSIKLICRLIDERFPDYENAIPTNNSNVLTIGRADLLNSLKRIMIYANRTTHQIRLSMKANSLVISAEDLDYSNEANEKLLCEYDGAEMDIGFNAKLLSEMLSNLSSKMISLEMSAPNRAGLIIPADKDEHEDILMLAMPVMLNTYA; the protein is encoded by the coding sequence ATGAAGTTCGTCGTTTCCTCGGCGGTTCTGCTAAAGAATCTGCTCAACATCAACGGGGTCATCAACGCCAACCCCATCGTTCCGATCCTGGAAAACTTCCTGTTTCAGATCGACAACGGCACGCTCACGGTTACGGCCTCGGATTTGCAGACGACCATGACCACGCAGGTGCCCATCGACTCGGCCGACAGCGGCGCGATCGCCATTCCGGCTAAGCTGCTGCTCGATACGCTGCGGAGCCTGCCCGAGCAGCCGATCACGATCAAGGTCAATACCGATACGTTTGGCTCCGAAATCCAGACCGATAACGGGCGGTACAAGTTGTCGGGTGAGAATCCGATCGATTACCCCAAGATTCCGGACGTCAACAAAAAGCAGTCGGTCGAACTCTCGTCGGATGCCTTGATGAGCGCAATTAACCACACCGCATTCGCCACCAGCTCCGACGACCTGCGGCCAGCCATGACGGGGGTTTATCTGCAACTCAACAGCGATAACGCCACGTTTGTGGCCACCGACGGCCACCGGCTCATTCGGTACCGCCGCACCGACATTCAGACTGCTGAAAGTACCACGATCATCCTGCCACGCAAAGCCGTTTCGATGCTGAAAAACGCCTTGCCCGAAGGCGTACCCGTAACCGTCGAGATGAGCCAGGCCAACGCCTCGTTTACCTTCAGCTCGATCAAGCTCATCTGCCGACTGATCGACGAGCGGTTCCCGGATTACGAGAACGCCATTCCGACCAACAACTCCAACGTGCTGACGATCGGCCGCGCTGATCTGCTGAATTCGTTAAAGCGGATCATGATCTACGCCAACCGGACGACGCATCAGATTCGGTTGTCGATGAAGGCCAACAGCCTCGTGATCTCGGCAGAAGACCTGGACTATTCAAACGAGGCCAATGAAAAACTACTGTGCGAATACGATGGTGCCGAAATGGACATTGGCTTCAACGCCAAACTGCTGTCGGAAATGCTGAGCAATCTGAGCAGCAAAATGATTTCGCTGGAGATGTCAGCCCCGAACCGCGCCGGCCTGATCATTCCCGCCGATAAAGACGAACACGAGGACATTCTGATGCTGGCCATGCCCGTCATGCTCAACACGTACGCTTAA
- a CDS encoding SDR family oxidoreductase codes for MTTNRLCVITGANSGIGKITAQELARKGFDIVMLCRNLDKARPVQQAIQAANPTVTIDLIQCDVASMASVRAAAAQVQDRYDHIDVLVNNAGLYITNEQYSPDGYELTFATNHLGAFLLTNLLLDLLRKGQDARVVTVSSEAHRLAGTFRLDELARPTSYGAMKAYGKSKLCNILFAKELADRLMDDGITSNSLHPGTVSTNFAADSGAVFGAILSLARPFLKTPEQGAATSIFLAASPQVEHVTGLYFDDSKPKTPTKDAQNNFYAKRLWELSTELVGL; via the coding sequence ATGACGACGAATCGCCTTTGCGTAATCACCGGTGCCAATTCGGGAATTGGTAAAATCACGGCACAGGAGTTGGCCCGGAAAGGCTTCGATATTGTCATGCTCTGCCGCAACCTCGACAAAGCACGACCCGTTCAGCAGGCCATTCAGGCCGCAAACCCAACCGTCACCATCGACCTGATCCAGTGCGATGTGGCCAGTATGGCCTCGGTGCGGGCGGCAGCCGCTCAGGTTCAGGACCGCTACGATCACATCGACGTGCTGGTTAACAACGCCGGGTTGTACATCACCAACGAGCAATACTCACCCGATGGCTACGAACTGACCTTCGCCACCAACCACCTCGGCGCGTTTCTGCTGACCAACCTGCTGCTCGATCTGCTGCGGAAAGGGCAGGATGCCCGCGTGGTGACGGTATCGTCGGAAGCGCACCGATTAGCCGGTACGTTTCGGCTCGATGAACTGGCCCGGCCCACCTCCTACGGCGCCATGAAGGCCTACGGCAAATCGAAGCTGTGCAATATTCTGTTCGCCAAAGAACTAGCCGACCGCCTCATGGACGACGGCATCACCTCGAACAGCTTACATCCCGGCACCGTAAGCACCAATTTCGCGGCCGATTCGGGGGCGGTCTTTGGCGCCATTCTCAGCCTGGCGCGGCCGTTTCTGAAAACGCCGGAGCAAGGGGCCGCTACCTCCATTTTTCTGGCTGCCTCGCCCCAGGTCGAACACGTTACGGGCCTGTATTTCGACGATAGCAAGCCAAAAACGCCGACCAAAGACGCCCAGAATAACTTCTACGCCAAACGCCTCTGGGAGCTCAGCACTGAGCTGGTGGGCCTGTAA
- a CDS encoding ParB N-terminal domain-containing protein — protein sequence MHKHNEVPAPAAIRIGTLDELRRDERNANRGTALGDELLEKSIDELGIGRGVVAAADGTLIGGNHVTEKLRQKGVERVVFVPTDGKTLVVTQRMDIQPGTKAFHELALADNQVAQVNLNFDVDVVGQLEADFDLNLDDWGMDFDSPAQQLMALEKVRIDSLRPHPQNYKEHPADQIEHLIQSVRQFGLFRNVVISADNYILVGHGLTVAVGQMGIGFIPVVRLTINHDTPLALKLLVADNEIDHLGVVDDRKLSEILKKVHDDDTLTGTGYDAQMLANLVMVTRSKDEIKDFNQALEWVGLPEFTPVDKPEFRLIVHFDSEQDRAAFEQQYGVPILKKETKTWSTTYPFVGRDDLKNVRFEKENLLHGNPDDLPIAA from the coding sequence ATGCATAAACATAATGAAGTACCTGCGCCGGCAGCGATCCGAATCGGGACGCTGGATGAGCTACGCCGCGACGAACGAAATGCCAACCGAGGTACGGCGCTGGGTGATGAACTGCTGGAAAAGTCGATCGACGAACTGGGCATCGGGCGGGGCGTCGTTGCGGCCGCGGACGGCACGCTGATCGGCGGCAACCACGTCACCGAGAAACTGCGCCAGAAAGGGGTCGAGCGGGTCGTATTCGTGCCGACCGATGGGAAGACGCTGGTTGTGACCCAGCGGATGGATATTCAGCCCGGTACGAAGGCGTTTCACGAACTGGCTTTGGCCGACAACCAGGTCGCGCAGGTCAACCTCAATTTTGACGTCGACGTGGTTGGTCAGCTCGAGGCCGACTTCGATCTTAATCTCGATGACTGGGGCATGGATTTTGACTCGCCCGCCCAGCAGCTGATGGCGCTGGAAAAGGTGCGGATCGATTCGCTGCGCCCCCACCCCCAGAACTACAAAGAACACCCGGCCGACCAGATCGAGCATCTGATCCAGTCGGTGCGTCAGTTCGGGTTGTTCCGGAACGTGGTGATCTCGGCCGACAACTACATTCTCGTCGGGCACGGCCTGACGGTGGCCGTTGGTCAGATGGGGATCGGCTTTATTCCGGTGGTACGGCTGACGATCAACCATGATACTCCGCTGGCGTTGAAGCTACTGGTCGCCGATAACGAGATTGACCACCTCGGCGTGGTCGACGATCGCAAGCTAAGTGAGATCCTCAAAAAGGTCCACGACGACGACACGCTGACCGGCACGGGCTACGATGCCCAGATGCTGGCCAACCTGGTCATGGTCACCCGCTCAAAGGACGAGATCAAGGATTTCAACCAGGCACTGGAGTGGGTCGGGCTACCCGAATTTACCCCGGTCGACAAGCCTGAATTTCGGCTCATCGTGCATTTCGACTCAGAGCAGGACCGGGCCGCTTTTGAGCAGCAGTACGGGGTGCCGATCCTGAAAAAGGAAACCAAGACCTGGAGTACGACTTATCCGTTCGTCGGCCGCGACGACCTCAAAAACGTCCGCTTCGAGAAAGAAAACCTGCTACATGGCAACCCTGACGATCTACCTATTGCTGCTTGA
- a CDS encoding DNA cytosine methyltransferase codes for MCISKAIPIDPLRIKLIVIDSFCGAGGWTEGIEQAVDALGYRIAIVGVGVNHDHDAIKAHKDNHPETVHFVEDVRDKSLPRRIRAIVQELKLRYPNAKVLFHASLECTNFSNAKGGKPRDPDSRSLANFMPMYLRAIKPDYFTIENVREFMAWGPMIAKVNRKHTFEGHKAPVCEMVWHKKEKIWDYHWQPESRTKGQFYQQWLRQIKELGYHFDSKMLNAADFGGYTSRNRFFAIFNRPNVPVAWPQPTHAKRSTKTGKGAGQTTLFGNLQPWRAVRDVLDFDDEGHSIFGRKYNMALRKQDRHDLVEKSLERIYAGLVKHVAGGEEAFLSKYYSGDPDSKNIDLWGPAGALTTADSHALVKASFLVQRQNDVEGRNPAGRTSSIDDPARTITTTGGNLEVVQAFISKYYGGKPESRNMSLDEPCSTLTTENRCALVRVNFLSNYYSGGGQTTGVDGPAGTLTTKDRLSLVQVHHFMDQQYGASQPASIDGPAATVTQNPKLNLVRAEQYMVNYYSGGGQDESLNEPTTALTTIPKQRLVTPIGAEGFIYNPGWFGHSTDLTEPAPVIVARQDKSPLSMIRCERMLMTNLHANVPRSVDEPAPALLTGTHHYLVQIQPDSGEGGELAIVIYPSDSPMTQKIKILMAALGIVDIKMRMLKVPELKRIQGFPSSYKLGRSTTKAKKFIGNSVHPLIPKAMAESLAAAMPV; via the coding sequence ATGTGCATAAGTAAGGCGATACCAATTGATCCGCTTCGGATTAAGCTAATTGTCATCGATAGCTTCTGTGGCGCCGGTGGCTGGACCGAAGGCATTGAGCAGGCGGTTGATGCCCTGGGCTACCGGATTGCGATCGTCGGCGTCGGCGTCAATCACGATCATGATGCGATCAAAGCGCATAAAGACAACCACCCGGAAACGGTGCATTTCGTCGAGGATGTTCGTGATAAGTCGTTGCCGCGCCGCATCCGGGCCATCGTGCAGGAGTTGAAGCTACGCTACCCCAACGCCAAAGTGTTGTTCCACGCCAGTCTGGAGTGCACCAATTTCTCAAATGCGAAGGGGGGAAAGCCGCGCGATCCCGATAGCCGGTCGCTGGCCAACTTCATGCCGATGTACCTGCGTGCGATCAAACCCGATTACTTCACGATTGAGAACGTGCGTGAGTTCATGGCCTGGGGGCCGATGATCGCCAAGGTCAATCGAAAACACACCTTTGAAGGCCATAAAGCGCCCGTCTGCGAGATGGTCTGGCACAAGAAGGAAAAAATCTGGGACTACCACTGGCAGCCGGAGAGCCGCACCAAGGGCCAATTCTATCAGCAGTGGCTCCGCCAGATCAAGGAACTGGGCTATCACTTCGACTCGAAGATGCTCAACGCGGCCGACTTCGGAGGCTACACGTCGCGCAACCGCTTCTTCGCCATTTTCAATCGTCCCAATGTGCCGGTCGCCTGGCCACAGCCCACCCACGCGAAACGCAGCACCAAAACGGGCAAAGGTGCTGGGCAAACGACGCTGTTCGGTAACCTGCAACCCTGGCGAGCGGTTCGGGACGTACTCGACTTCGACGACGAGGGGCACAGCATTTTCGGACGCAAATACAACATGGCGCTGCGGAAACAGGACCGTCACGATCTGGTCGAAAAAAGTCTGGAGCGCATCTACGCGGGCCTTGTCAAACACGTTGCCGGCGGCGAGGAGGCGTTCCTGAGCAAGTACTACAGTGGCGATCCCGATTCCAAGAACATCGACCTGTGGGGACCAGCCGGGGCGCTGACGACGGCCGACAGCCACGCGCTGGTCAAGGCCTCGTTTCTGGTGCAACGCCAAAACGACGTCGAGGGTCGCAACCCGGCCGGACGTACCTCATCCATCGATGACCCGGCGCGGACCATTACCACGACTGGGGGCAATCTGGAAGTGGTGCAGGCCTTTATCTCGAAATACTACGGAGGTAAACCGGAATCGCGCAACATGAGTCTGGACGAGCCCTGCTCGACACTGACGACCGAAAACCGCTGCGCGCTGGTGCGGGTCAACTTCCTGTCCAATTACTACAGTGGCGGGGGGCAGACGACGGGGGTGGACGGGCCTGCCGGGACGCTGACGACGAAAGATCGGCTGTCACTGGTGCAGGTGCACCACTTCATGGATCAGCAGTACGGGGCAAGCCAGCCCGCGTCGATCGACGGCCCGGCGGCTACCGTGACCCAGAACCCGAAGCTGAACCTGGTGCGGGCCGAGCAGTACATGGTCAACTACTACAGCGGGGGCGGGCAGGACGAGTCGCTGAACGAACCCACGACGGCACTCACCACGATTCCCAAGCAACGGCTTGTTACCCCGATCGGGGCCGAGGGGTTTATCTACAACCCCGGCTGGTTCGGCCACAGCACTGACCTGACCGAACCAGCACCCGTAATCGTCGCCCGTCAGGATAAGTCGCCGCTGTCGATGATCCGCTGCGAGCGGATGCTGATGACCAACCTGCACGCCAACGTACCCCGAAGCGTCGACGAGCCCGCGCCGGCACTGCTGACGGGTACGCATCACTACCTGGTGCAGATCCAGCCCGATTCGGGCGAGGGCGGCGAGCTGGCCATCGTGATCTATCCGAGCGATAGCCCCATGACCCAGAAGATCAAAATCCTGATGGCGGCGCTGGGCATTGTCGATATCAAAATGCGGATGCTTAAAGTGCCCGAACTCAAGCGGATACAAGGATTTCCGAGCAGCTACAAACTAGGCCGCTCCACGACCAAAGCCAAGAAGTTCATCGGCAATTCCGTTCACCCGCTCATCCCGAAAGCAATGGCCGAAAGTCTGGCCGCGGCGATGCCTGTCTAA
- a CDS encoding DUF3560 domain-containing protein: MNTYSKFCPNVFLAQCPEPHQKGDIIPVTTRYGSENDSIVFNLIYEKGGFFYYSIVRADGFNVQEWAARKAERYADWAGRAEARSDDAYKRSHSLVEGIPLGQPILVGHHSEKRHRRTLEDSWNAMGRSVELSKKASSHEDKAAYWASRAATINLSMPDSIDFYEHELEKAQAIHEGLKNGTIERQHSYSLTYAKKAVNELTDKLKTAKRLWA, translated from the coding sequence ATGAACACGTACAGCAAATTCTGCCCCAATGTCTTCCTCGCCCAATGTCCTGAACCCCATCAAAAAGGGGACATCATTCCGGTCACTACCCGGTACGGTAGCGAAAATGACTCCATCGTTTTCAACCTCATTTACGAGAAGGGCGGGTTTTTCTACTACTCGATTGTCCGAGCCGACGGCTTCAACGTGCAGGAGTGGGCCGCCCGGAAAGCGGAACGGTACGCCGATTGGGCGGGGCGGGCCGAGGCCAGGAGCGACGACGCGTACAAACGGTCGCATTCGTTGGTCGAGGGCATTCCGCTGGGGCAACCCATTCTGGTCGGTCACCACAGCGAGAAGCGTCATCGTCGCACTTTGGAAGATAGTTGGAACGCGATGGGGCGGTCGGTCGAACTGAGCAAAAAAGCCTCCAGCCACGAAGACAAGGCGGCGTACTGGGCGAGCCGGGCGGCGACGATCAATCTGTCGATGCCCGATTCGATCGATTTCTACGAACACGAACTGGAAAAAGCCCAGGCGATACACGAGGGCTTGAAAAACGGCACCATCGAGCGGCAGCATTCCTACTCGTTGACCTACGCCAAGAAAGCCGTGAATGAGCTGACCGATAAACTGAAAACGGCCAAACGCCTTTGGGCGTGA
- a CDS encoding helix-turn-helix domain-containing protein — protein sequence MYPAVDNMESDVPALNQRFLIVLDQLGLSGYAVAKLADIAEPTISYIRSGKQKPSIELIEWLLLQYPTINADFLLRGEGEPLVRVGINIVNSGTNHGAQGNGSVYNYAPAARHQQQLLSLQSENKVLQNEIRLKDEMLSLYRTLMPEAHP from the coding sequence ATGTATCCAGCCGTTGACAATATGGAAAGTGACGTGCCCGCGCTGAATCAGCGTTTTTTGATCGTGTTGGACCAATTAGGCCTGAGTGGCTACGCTGTAGCCAAATTGGCCGACATTGCTGAGCCGACGATCAGCTACATTCGAAGCGGAAAACAGAAGCCTTCGATCGAGCTGATTGAATGGTTGTTGCTTCAGTACCCGACGATCAACGCCGACTTCCTGCTGCGGGGCGAAGGGGAACCGCTGGTGCGCGTCGGCATCAACATTGTCAATTCTGGTACGAACCACGGCGCCCAGGGGAATGGCAGCGTGTATAACTACGCCCCGGCAGCGCGTCACCAGCAACAACTGCTCAGTTTGCAAAGCGAGAATAAGGTCCTGCAGAACGAAATCCGGCTCAAGGACGAAATGCTGTCCCTATATCGGACACTAATGCCGGAAGCGCATCCCTAG
- a CDS encoding LysM peptidoglycan-binding domain-containing protein: MHIPITSRWLLAVPTWLIVSQLADAAPTTDYTHGTTLPFDSIGVERREGRRFVLHRVDQGQTLFAVARRYRTSVEAILAANPDISTGSVRYDQLLHVPMGESVPTKKEQREADKAARKDAKDKARLTTETERTIATDVATQPTAPKPRPRSDAGAGNGTHVVESGQTLYSLAARYGVSMANLRQWNNLGADGIRVGQTLVVSEKAYQAKTGTKAASRKTESAELYTPSTKTKTPDLAPLDTKPLITPEPPLAPGSKPKPKPKPATTETAEAEERTQPTRRAEPVAETRPAPPKTTEPSSDNEPVAATTKAKAGGSVHMQSEVGFADVIEGDNQSSKYLALHRSAPVGTLVQVRNDISNQSLYVKVVGKLPDTGLNDQVLIRLSNRAFEKLSPNGQRFRAEVSYAK, encoded by the coding sequence ATGCACATACCCATAACCAGTCGTTGGCTACTTGCCGTACCGACTTGGCTGATAGTCAGTCAGCTAGCCGATGCAGCGCCGACCACCGACTATACTCACGGTACAACCCTTCCCTTCGATTCCATCGGCGTCGAACGGCGCGAGGGGCGCCGGTTTGTCCTGCACCGCGTCGATCAGGGGCAAACCCTCTTCGCGGTTGCCCGCCGCTACCGCACAAGCGTCGAAGCCATCCTCGCGGCCAACCCCGACATCAGCACTGGTAGTGTTCGCTACGATCAGTTACTCCACGTACCGATGGGTGAATCGGTTCCCACGAAGAAAGAGCAGCGCGAGGCCGACAAAGCCGCGCGGAAGGATGCTAAAGACAAAGCTCGCCTGACCACCGAAACCGAGCGGACCATCGCCACCGATGTTGCCACCCAGCCAACCGCTCCAAAGCCCCGCCCACGGTCAGATGCCGGCGCGGGGAACGGCACGCACGTAGTCGAATCGGGCCAAACGCTCTATAGCCTGGCGGCACGTTACGGGGTGTCGATGGCGAACCTGCGGCAGTGGAATAACCTGGGTGCCGATGGCATCCGGGTTGGCCAAACGTTGGTGGTCAGCGAAAAAGCCTACCAAGCCAAGACGGGCACGAAAGCAGCGTCGCGAAAGACCGAGTCGGCCGAGTTGTATACGCCGTCTACCAAGACGAAAACACCGGATCTTGCGCCACTCGATACCAAGCCGCTGATTACGCCTGAGCCGCCCCTGGCACCTGGTAGCAAGCCTAAACCCAAGCCTAAACCTGCCACGACCGAAACCGCCGAGGCCGAAGAACGTACCCAGCCAACTCGCCGCGCCGAGCCCGTTGCTGAAACACGCCCCGCCCCGCCCAAAACCACGGAGCCCAGTTCTGATAACGAACCCGTAGCCGCAACGACCAAGGCCAAAGCGGGTGGATCGGTGCACATGCAGTCGGAGGTTGGCTTTGCCGATGTCATCGAGGGTGATAACCAGTCGAGCAAGTATTTGGCGCTGCACCGGTCGGCCCCGGTGGGTACGTTGGTGCAGGTCCGCAACGACATCAGCAACCAAAGTCTGTACGTGAAAGTAGTGGGGAAACTACCCGATACGGGCCTCAACGATCAGGTGCTGATTCGCCTCTCGAACCGGGCCTTCGAGAAACTTTCGCCCAATGGCCAGCGTTTTCGAGCCGAAGTGAGTTATGCGAAATAG
- a CDS encoding SH3 beta-barrel fold-containing protein, with protein MKRIILQMATTLRRRGVADAVAIEKALYAHRLYLDMITKGVTFAYQKENGNIRIAVGYYGDAPEFSPNDLGSLQNAFDYKNCMLRYYDLGRQDWRDCRVDRLVLPQSPLAQA; from the coding sequence ATGAAACGTATCATTCTTCAAATGGCCACTACGCTCCGACGCCGGGGAGTAGCTGATGCCGTAGCGATCGAGAAGGCGCTATACGCCCACCGGCTTTATCTCGATATGATCACCAAAGGCGTGACCTTCGCTTATCAGAAGGAAAACGGCAACATTCGGATTGCGGTAGGTTACTACGGGGACGCTCCCGAGTTTTCGCCCAACGACCTCGGCTCGCTCCAGAACGCCTTCGATTACAAAAACTGCATGCTGCGCTATTACGATCTGGGCCGGCAGGACTGGCGGGATTGCCGCGTCGATCGGCTCGTGTTACCTCAATCTCCACTCGCTCAAGCTTAA
- a CDS encoding GREB1-related protein, with the protein MARYPVYVISKGRFENCLTAKFLLKDQVPFALVVEPQEAEEYRRRYPDATVHVLPFSNLGLGSIPARNWVWEHARSEGHFRHWILDDNMRDVQRLFRGKRIRCNADIGFSVIEDFTDRYENIGIAGMNYKMFVTNHTPVPFFLNVHVYSCLLIRNDLPHRWRGRYNEDTDLCLQVLADKWCTVLFNAFMVDKMRTMTSKGGNMTELYQGDGRLRMARSLERVWPGVVKVDRRFQRPQHVVKDSWKGFDTPLIRRTDIDWNALAPDEYGAQLIALAEVQSPSLRALLAEVAHEARDALPALVSDIGTAFRP; encoded by the coding sequence ATGGCCCGTTATCCTGTTTATGTCATCTCGAAGGGGCGGTTTGAGAACTGCCTTACGGCGAAGTTCCTGCTGAAAGACCAGGTGCCCTTTGCGCTGGTGGTCGAGCCCCAGGAAGCCGAGGAGTACCGGCGGCGATACCCCGACGCCACGGTGCACGTCTTACCGTTCAGCAACCTGGGCCTCGGCTCGATTCCGGCCCGAAACTGGGTCTGGGAACACGCCCGATCCGAGGGGCATTTTCGCCACTGGATTCTCGACGATAACATGCGTGATGTCCAGCGCCTGTTTCGGGGGAAGCGAATCCGCTGCAACGCCGATATCGGCTTCTCGGTCATTGAAGACTTCACGGACCGTTACGAGAACATTGGTATCGCCGGCATGAACTATAAGATGTTCGTGACCAACCACACCCCGGTACCGTTCTTTCTAAACGTGCACGTCTACTCGTGCTTACTGATCCGTAACGATTTGCCCCACCGCTGGCGCGGCCGTTATAATGAAGACACCGACCTGTGCCTCCAGGTGCTGGCCGATAAGTGGTGCACGGTCCTGTTCAACGCGTTCATGGTCGACAAGATGCGGACGATGACCAGCAAGGGCGGCAACATGACCGAGTTGTATCAGGGTGATGGTCGGCTGCGAATGGCCCGGAGCCTGGAACGGGTCTGGCCGGGCGTGGTCAAGGTCGATCGGCGCTTTCAGCGGCCCCAGCACGTGGTTAAGGATAGCTGGAAAGGGTTCGACACGCCACTGATCCGGCGCACCGATATTGACTGGAACGCACTAGCCCCCGACGAATACGGGGCGCAGCTGATTGCGCTGGCCGAGGTGCAGAGTCCGTCGCTGCGGGCGCTGCTGGCCGAGGTGGCTCACGAAGCTAGGGATGCGCTTCCGGCATTAGTGTCCGATATAGGGACAGCATTTCGTCCTTGA